From the genome of Maribacter algicola, one region includes:
- a CDS encoding sulfatase family protein — MRHFKVPLLSFVLLFSLSTFIACKEESKITAKEQKTPNIVWLVSEDNSKHFLKLYEEGGAPMPNIEALAEKGIVFNNAFSNAPVCSVARSTIISGCYAPRVGTQYHRRMKFAPLPDGLKMFPEYLRAAGYYTSNNAKEDYNFVKSDSVWDDSSREATYKNRKAGQPFFHVQNFGATHEGQLHFSKNQMDSMSTRTSTENVPLFPYHPDTPTFRYTNAYYRDLNQKVDAEIGEFINQLEEDGLMENTIVFYYGDHGGVLPRSKGYIYESGLNVPMVVYVPEKWKHLSPLKMGTRTDAFVQFIDLAPTVLNLAGVEVPEQIDGKAFLGETVSNENPAGRNTTFGYADRFDEKYDLARSIRKGKYKYIRNYQPFTIDGLFNFYRYKMLAYKEWQQLFDEGKLNEAQEQFFKARSPEALYDMENDPHEIHNLAAEPSHQSTLLELRSNLQQQVKSMPDLSFYPEPYFIEAGLSNPVVFGQENKIEIAELIDIADLSLKLFDEAKMDIENALNSDDPWKRYWGLIVCSSFGKESYPFFKMGVQLSKYDKNNLVRIRAAEFLMLHEQNVPNDLLLEIIKNAKSETETNLILNSIALIETVRPGFEINIPKSIFPPEWLEKEGDLVRRRIEFINENKI; from the coding sequence ATGAGACATTTTAAAGTACCATTATTAAGTTTTGTTTTGCTTTTTTCTTTGAGCACTTTTATTGCCTGTAAAGAAGAATCAAAGATTACGGCAAAAGAACAAAAAACGCCGAATATCGTATGGCTTGTCAGCGAGGATAATTCAAAGCACTTTCTGAAATTATATGAAGAAGGTGGGGCACCGATGCCGAATATCGAAGCTTTAGCCGAAAAGGGAATCGTCTTTAACAATGCTTTTTCGAATGCGCCGGTATGTTCAGTGGCTAGAAGCACAATCATTTCAGGCTGTTACGCTCCGCGAGTTGGAACGCAATACCATCGCAGAATGAAATTCGCTCCACTGCCGGATGGTCTCAAAATGTTTCCGGAATATCTTCGAGCGGCGGGATACTATACTTCGAACAATGCAAAGGAAGATTACAATTTTGTAAAATCCGACAGTGTCTGGGACGACTCTTCAAGAGAAGCTACCTACAAGAATCGAAAGGCAGGGCAACCCTTTTTTCACGTACAGAATTTTGGGGCTACCCATGAAGGTCAATTGCATTTTTCAAAAAATCAAATGGATAGTATGTCCACTAGAACTTCGACTGAAAATGTTCCGCTATTTCCCTATCATCCTGACACACCAACTTTTCGATATACAAATGCCTACTATCGCGATTTAAATCAAAAAGTGGATGCTGAAATCGGGGAATTTATCAATCAATTGGAAGAAGATGGACTTATGGAAAACACCATTGTGTTCTATTACGGCGATCATGGCGGTGTCTTACCCAGAAGCAAAGGATACATTTATGAGAGTGGTCTGAATGTGCCTATGGTAGTGTATGTCCCAGAAAAATGGAAACATTTATCCCCGTTAAAAATGGGAACCAGAACCGATGCTTTTGTTCAATTTATTGATTTGGCCCCAACGGTCTTGAATCTTGCAGGAGTCGAGGTTCCAGAACAAATTGATGGCAAGGCCTTTCTTGGGGAAACCGTAAGCAATGAAAATCCTGCTGGGAGAAATACAACATTCGGCTATGCGGACCGCTTTGATGAAAAATATGATCTGGCGCGTTCCATCCGAAAAGGAAAATACAAGTACATCAGAAATTACCAACCGTTTACTATTGATGGTCTTTTTAATTTTTATCGATACAAAATGTTGGCCTATAAAGAATGGCAGCAACTCTTTGATGAAGGAAAGTTAAATGAAGCGCAAGAACAGTTTTTCAAGGCGCGATCTCCCGAAGCATTATACGATATGGAAAATGACCCACACGAAATTCATAATTTGGCGGCTGAGCCATCTCATCAATCAACTTTGTTGGAACTGCGTTCAAATTTGCAGCAACAAGTTAAGTCAATGCCCGATTTAAGTTTTTACCCGGAGCCTTATTTCATTGAGGCGGGACTCTCCAATCCGGTTGTATTTGGTCAGGAAAACAAAATTGAGATTGCTGAATTGATTGATATTGCTGATTTGAGTCTAAAACTTTTCGATGAGGCTAAAATGGATATCGAAAACGCTTTGAATTCTGACGACCCTTGGAAAAGATATTGGGGTTTGATTGTGTGCAGTTCTTTTGGAAAAGAATCCTATCCGTTTTTCAAGATGGGCGTGCAGCTTTCCAAATACGATAAGAACAACTTGGTTCGAATAAGGGCCGCCGAATTTTTAATGCTACATGAGCAGAACGTGCCAAATGACCTGTTGCTGGAAATAATAAAAAATGCCAAATCCGAAACCGAGACCAATTTAATTCTGAACAGTATAGCATTGATCGAAACGGTTCGGCCTGGTTTTGAAATCAATATCCCAAAATCGATATTTCCGCCGGAATGGCTTGAAAAAGAAGGCGATTTGGTCCGAAGACGCATCGAATTTATCAACGAGAACAAAATATAA
- a CDS encoding sulfatase family protein, which translates to MRKFYYYVTAYILLFASCKEQQKTVTTSEEKVKPNIVIIYADDLGYGELGAYGATELKTPNLDKLANGGMRFTNGYATSATCTPSRYALLTGVYPWRNKSAKILPGTAPLIIDTAQITIPKMLKKQGYHTGIVGKWHLGLGTGNVNWNERISPGPNEVGFDYSHILAATQDRVPTVYIENGHVVNLDPNDPIEVNYKENFEGEPTGLENPELLKMKWHHGHNNSIVNGIPRIGFMKGGEAAKWVDEDMADYFLADAQDYVKKHKDEPFFLYYALQQPHVPRTPNARFVGSSGMGPRGDVIVEADWMVGEFVKTLESEGLLGNTLIVFSSDNGPVVNDGYYDDSEEKLGNHKPAGALRGGKYSLFEAGTRVPFFTYWKGKISPGVSDAMVSQLDLFSSLAALVDSGESTEDSMELLDLFLGKSTAGRDEMVIEATSRTAFRKGDWAMIPPYEGPAINKQVNIELANSDEYLLYNLKEDIGQQNNLAKSNPEKLQEMIAAYEAIRGTENLKIEQLKLK; encoded by the coding sequence ATGAGGAAATTTTATTACTACGTAACTGCTTACATTCTTTTATTTGCATCTTGTAAAGAACAGCAAAAAACTGTTACCACATCCGAAGAAAAAGTAAAACCGAATATCGTTATCATTTACGCGGATGACCTCGGTTATGGTGAACTCGGTGCTTATGGTGCTACCGAATTAAAGACGCCCAATCTAGATAAATTGGCAAATGGTGGTATGCGGTTTACGAATGGGTATGCTACCTCAGCTACTTGTACACCTAGCAGATATGCATTATTGACCGGAGTTTATCCTTGGCGCAATAAAAGCGCGAAAATACTTCCGGGGACGGCACCTTTGATAATCGACACTGCGCAAATTACAATCCCCAAAATGTTGAAAAAGCAGGGCTATCACACAGGTATTGTTGGAAAATGGCATTTAGGTTTGGGAACTGGAAATGTTAATTGGAACGAACGTATTAGCCCTGGCCCTAATGAGGTTGGTTTCGATTACAGCCATATTTTAGCCGCTACGCAGGATAGGGTTCCAACGGTATACATTGAGAATGGACATGTGGTGAACCTTGACCCAAATGACCCGATTGAAGTCAATTACAAAGAAAACTTTGAAGGAGAGCCAACGGGCTTGGAAAATCCTGAACTATTGAAAATGAAATGGCATCATGGGCATAACAATAGCATTGTAAACGGCATTCCCCGTATCGGATTTATGAAAGGTGGTGAAGCAGCCAAATGGGTAGATGAAGATATGGCAGACTACTTTTTGGCAGATGCCCAAGACTATGTCAAAAAACACAAAGACGAACCATTTTTCCTATACTATGCTTTGCAACAACCGCACGTGCCACGAACACCTAATGCTCGCTTTGTCGGTTCTTCCGGAATGGGTCCAAGAGGAGATGTCATTGTTGAAGCGGACTGGATGGTAGGCGAGTTTGTTAAAACCTTGGAATCGGAAGGATTGTTGGGAAACACGCTTATTGTTTTTTCAAGTGATAACGGACCTGTAGTAAATGATGGATACTATGATGATTCAGAAGAAAAACTAGGAAATCACAAACCTGCAGGTGCCCTCAGAGGAGGTAAATATAGTCTGTTCGAAGCTGGAACACGGGTTCCGTTCTTCACCTATTGGAAAGGTAAAATCAGTCCAGGAGTATCCGATGCCATGGTCTCCCAATTGGACTTATTTTCATCGCTAGCTGCCTTGGTCGATAGTGGCGAAAGTACTGAAGATAGCATGGAATTATTGGATTTGTTCCTTGGTAAAAGTACTGCTGGACGCGATGAAATGGTCATCGAAGCCACCTCACGAACCGCATTTCGAAAAGGCGATTGGGCGATGATACCACCCTACGAAGGTCCTGCGATTAACAAACAAGTCAACATTGAATTAGCGAATTCCGATGAATATCTTTTGTACAATTTAAAGGAAGATATTGGTCAGCAAAATAATCTTGCCAAAAGCAATCCAGAAAAACTTCAAGAAATGATTGCAGCTTATGAAGCCATTCGTGGTACTGAAAATTTAAAAATAGAACAGCTTAAGTTGAAGTAA
- a CDS encoding IclR family transcriptional regulator yields MNKAKENLKSNYNVPNLERALLIMELLSTQPKGLTLAEIMKNLSVTKSSAFRIVSTLIFKNYLQKNETTKKITLTRKMLTLGVSSMNEQSIVENSIDVMRALRDKTKESVMLGIILGSKGTILEQVPSTYPVKLFVEPGTQFDLHSSVGGKCILAFLPDEERNKILKNQKLTKFTKNTIVSKKDLVTNLQEVREKGYAIDNGEDIQGINCVGAPIFDEQGHPIAALWITGPDGRLPAEQFASNGAIVIKYAMRISAKIGYLSQV; encoded by the coding sequence ATGAACAAAGCGAAAGAAAATTTGAAGTCTAACTATAATGTTCCTAATCTAGAAAGAGCATTGTTGATAATGGAACTGCTCTCTACCCAACCTAAAGGTTTGACCTTGGCCGAAATCATGAAAAACCTTTCCGTAACGAAATCCAGCGCTTTCCGTATTGTCAGTACCTTGATATTCAAAAATTACCTTCAGAAAAATGAAACCACTAAGAAAATAACGCTGACCAGAAAAATGCTCACCTTGGGGGTATCTTCAATGAACGAGCAAAGCATCGTAGAGAATTCGATCGACGTAATGCGCGCTCTGAGGGATAAGACGAAAGAGTCCGTAATGTTAGGTATCATTTTGGGATCAAAAGGCACTATTTTAGAACAAGTGCCATCTACCTATCCAGTAAAACTTTTTGTTGAACCAGGCACACAGTTCGACCTCCACAGTTCTGTTGGTGGTAAATGTATATTAGCATTTCTTCCTGACGAGGAACGGAATAAAATCCTGAAAAACCAAAAACTGACTAAGTTTACCAAAAATACAATTGTCTCGAAAAAGGACCTTGTTACCAATCTTCAGGAGGTAAGGGAGAAAGGGTATGCCATTGATAATGGAGAAGACATTCAAGGCATCAATTGTGTCGGAGCACCCATTTTTGATGAGCAGGGACATCCCATAGCCGCACTATGGATTACAGGACCTGATGGAAGACTGCCTGCCGAGCAATTTGCATCGAACGGTGCGATCGTAATTAAATATGCGATGAGAATTTCGGCAAAAATCGGTTATCTGTCACAAGTGTAG
- a CDS encoding helix-turn-helix domain-containing protein: MNQINKYSFGSADTSVMTASQRLQPTLEELQLEINYIDYGEHLINIHCGIPEELDDSPEVSNSLYDLDGETDIQPDAIFFSKKISIKLSKEDIQKLILSVDALHGSNEFKTTISSGISISNSMENDFLDKIFNLIEDNMSNDNYWVDNLSYDMNVSRSTLFRKLKNLTGQAPQAFMKKIRLERALHLLEMGQLRIAEVAYQVGFSDPNYFSKCFRKLFGKSPSSFMARSKNLYLP; this comes from the coding sequence ATGAACCAAATAAATAAATACAGCTTTGGAAGCGCCGATACTTCCGTTATGACAGCTAGCCAAAGGTTACAACCTACGTTGGAAGAACTTCAACTAGAAATAAATTATATTGACTATGGCGAGCATCTTATTAATATTCACTGTGGTATTCCCGAAGAATTAGATGACTCGCCAGAAGTCTCGAATTCTTTATATGATTTGGATGGTGAAACTGATATTCAGCCCGATGCCATTTTTTTTTCAAAAAAGATAAGTATAAAGTTGTCGAAGGAAGACATCCAAAAACTTATTCTTTCGGTTGATGCCCTGCATGGTTCCAACGAGTTCAAAACGACAATCTCTTCAGGGATAAGCATATCGAATTCAATGGAAAATGATTTTCTGGATAAAATATTTAATCTTATAGAAGACAATATGTCTAACGATAACTATTGGGTTGATAATTTATCGTACGATATGAATGTTAGCCGATCTACCTTATTTAGAAAGCTCAAAAATTTGACAGGACAGGCACCCCAAGCTTTCATGAAAAAAATACGATTGGAGCGCGCATTACATTTATTGGAAATGGGACAGTTGCGCATTGCGGAGGTCGCCTACCAAGTTGGTTTTTCAGACCCCAATTATTTTAGTAAATGTTTTCGGAAGTTGTTTGGGAAATCTCCATCAAGTTTCATGGCCAGAAGTAAAAATTTATATTTACCCTAA
- a CDS encoding glycoside hydrolase family 117 protein encodes MNYAIKKLSFILNLSIIFLLLSCVSSSDSETTEISSDSESTSISDEQIDHLGITNPEYLSAASKRALKWPTDLGNEWFIQFDQLQPLKGDLAYEEGVVRRDPSAIIRENGKYYVWYTRSTGPTQGFGGDIENDKVFPWDRCDIWYATSEDGWTWKEEGLAVARGEKGAYDDRSVFTVEIMKWEDKYYLCYQAVKSPYNVRVKNTVGLAWSDSPNGPWTKSEEPILRPADNGIWKGEEQNRFMVEKKGDFDSHKVHDPCILPYKGKFYLYYKGEQMGEAITFGGRQIRHGVAIADKPEGPYVKSKYNPISNSGHEICVWPYNGGIASLITTDGPEKNTIQWAPDGINFEIMSVIPGVNAHAIGLNRTADTEKEPTEILRWGLTHVYNSADYQSIMRFSSRRKTTHVAKGEKK; translated from the coding sequence ATGAATTACGCTATTAAAAAACTAAGTTTTATTTTGAATCTCTCCATTATATTTCTTCTACTATCTTGTGTTTCTTCGTCCGATTCGGAAACAACAGAGATAAGTTCCGATTCGGAAAGTACAAGTATAAGTGATGAACAAATAGACCATCTCGGTATTACAAATCCGGAGTATTTAAGTGCAGCTTCCAAGCGCGCGCTGAAATGGCCGACAGATTTAGGTAACGAATGGTTCATTCAATTTGACCAGCTTCAACCCCTAAAAGGGGATCTGGCTTACGAAGAAGGCGTGGTCAGGCGAGACCCAAGTGCCATTATAAGGGAAAATGGTAAGTATTATGTATGGTATACCAGAAGTACGGGACCAACACAAGGTTTTGGTGGCGATATCGAAAATGATAAAGTTTTTCCTTGGGATCGCTGTGATATTTGGTATGCCACTTCTGAAGATGGATGGACATGGAAAGAAGAAGGTCTTGCCGTGGCACGGGGAGAAAAAGGTGCTTATGACGATCGTTCGGTTTTCACTGTGGAAATCATGAAGTGGGAAGATAAATATTACCTCTGCTACCAGGCGGTCAAATCTCCTTACAATGTGCGGGTTAAAAATACAGTTGGTTTAGCATGGTCAGATTCGCCGAACGGACCTTGGACGAAAAGCGAAGAACCTATATTGCGCCCGGCGGATAATGGAATTTGGAAAGGCGAGGAACAGAATCGCTTTATGGTAGAAAAGAAAGGTGATTTTGATAGCCATAAGGTACATGACCCATGCATCCTACCTTATAAAGGAAAGTTCTATCTCTATTACAAAGGTGAACAAATGGGTGAGGCAATCACTTTTGGTGGAAGACAAATTCGTCACGGGGTCGCTATTGCGGACAAACCTGAAGGGCCTTATGTAAAATCCAAATATAACCCCATTAGTAACAGTGGACACGAAATATGTGTTTGGCCTTACAACGGTGGAATCGCCTCGCTGATTACTACAGATGGGCCAGAGAAAAACACGATTCAATGGGCACCTGACGGAATCAATTTTGAGATTATGTCCGTAATTCCGGGGGTAAATGCACATGCAATCGGCTTGAATCGAACTGCGGATACGGAAAAAGAACCAACCGAAATTCTGCGTTGGGGCTTGACCCATGTTTATAATAGTGCTGATTACCAAAGTATCATGAGGTTCTCTTCAAGAAGAAAAACCACTCATGTAGCCAAAGGCGAAAAAAAATAA